One segment of Anguilla anguilla isolate fAngAng1 chromosome 1, fAngAng1.pri, whole genome shotgun sequence DNA contains the following:
- the pmvk gene encoding phosphomevalonate kinase yields MATMVVARPKLILLFSGKRKSGKDYVTDFIHQRLGNEICCILRLSAPLKEQYARERGLDFEELLGSGQYKEQYRADMIAWGERRREQDPGFFCRLAQMGVTQPVWIVSDARRLSDLQWFRTEYPGQTRCIRVEASENTRRQRGWEFTPGIDDAESECGLDHGVNYDWIIHNDEDAVPLEEQLQVLLSLAEQKAGSEAS; encoded by the exons ATGGCAACGATGGTGGTGGCCAGACCGAAGCTCATACTTCTTTTCAGCGGCAAGCGTAAATCCGGCAAAGATTACGTTACAGACTTCATTCACCAGAG ACTTGGCAATGAAATATGTTGCATCCTGCGACTGTCTGCGCCACTCAAAGAACAGTATGCACGG GAACGGGGACTGGACTTCGAAGAACTGCTGGGGTCAGGGCAGTACAAGGAGCAGTACCGTGCTGACATGATCGCATGGGGCGAGAGGCGGAGAGAACAGGACCCAGGGTTTTTCTGTCGCCTTGCGCAGATGGGCGTCACACAACCTGTGTGG ATTGTGAGTGACGCCAGACGCCTGTCGGACCTACAGTGGTTCAGGACGGAGTATCCAGGTCAGACGCGCTGTATTCGGGTAGAAGCTTCGGAAAACACTAGGCGCCAGAGGGGCTGGGAATTCACGCCTG gaattgATGATGCAGAATCAGAATGTGGGCTGGACCATGGAGTAAATTATGATTGGATCATCCATAATGATGAAGATGCTGTGCCACTGGAGGAACAACTACAAGTGCTCCTCTCATTGGCAGAGCAGAAAGCAGGATCAGAAGCCAGCTGA